A section of the Streptomyces sp. NBC_01591 genome encodes:
- a CDS encoding heavy metal translocating P-type ATPase produces MGRETAPRALATTDLVVGGMTCAACVRRVEKKLGALEGVRATVNLATGTARVEHPADLGTDALVAAVEKGGYTARLLEPPASGKDRDDEATGPGVPQRLLVTALLAVPVLVLSMVPSLQFRNWQWLCFVLAAPVAFWSAWPFHERAWRGLRHGAATMDTLVSLGILASFGWSSYTLFLGGAGAPGMRMPFTLLPTASDGMAHVYLEAAVGVPLFVLLGRHLEARARRGTSAALRALTELGVKEVTVRDGAVERTIPAARLAVGQVFLVRPGERVATDGEVVEGTSAVDLSLVTGETQPVEVAAGSAVTGGSVNAGGLLLVRATAVGADTQLSRITALVTEAQAGKARAQRLADTVAGVFVPVVLTLAVTVLGFWLGAGADPQPAFTACVAVLVVACPCALGLATPTALMAATGRGAQLGVLVKGPQALEALRQIDTVVLDKTGTLTSGHLTVTALTARAEGPGAQEVLRLAATVETGSEHPLGRALVLHAERSLAGGAVRPDALSGFTATPGNGVRGHVDGRLVEVGAPGGELPEELGAALATALEAAHTPVLVRVDGRPEAVLALGDVVRPGSYHAVDRLRRLGVHPVLATGDQEEPARAVAAALGIDETYSRCTPERKAELVRALRAEGKRVAVVGDGVNDAAALAGADLGIAMGTGTDVAIGAADVTLVRDDIEALADAVRLARRTLATIRGNLLWAFGYNVVTIPLAMVGLLNPMLAAAAMSLSSVLVVLGSLRLRRWQPAAVARRRRPSPRAAF; encoded by the coding sequence ATGGGCCGGGAGACCGCTCCGCGCGCCCTCGCCACGACCGATCTGGTCGTCGGCGGCATGACGTGCGCGGCCTGCGTGCGCAGGGTCGAGAAGAAGCTCGGCGCCCTGGAGGGCGTGCGCGCCACCGTCAATCTCGCGACCGGTACGGCCCGCGTCGAGCACCCGGCGGATCTCGGTACGGACGCGCTCGTCGCCGCCGTCGAGAAGGGCGGGTACACCGCCCGCCTCCTCGAGCCGCCCGCGTCCGGGAAGGACCGGGACGACGAGGCGACCGGCCCCGGTGTCCCGCAGCGGCTGCTGGTGACCGCGCTGCTCGCCGTCCCCGTCCTCGTCCTGTCGATGGTGCCCTCGCTCCAGTTCCGCAACTGGCAGTGGCTGTGCTTCGTGCTCGCCGCGCCCGTCGCCTTCTGGAGCGCGTGGCCCTTCCACGAGCGGGCCTGGCGCGGGCTGCGGCACGGCGCGGCGACGATGGACACGCTCGTCTCGCTCGGCATCCTCGCCTCCTTCGGCTGGTCCTCGTACACGCTCTTCCTCGGCGGTGCCGGCGCCCCCGGCATGCGGATGCCCTTCACGCTGCTGCCCACCGCCTCGGACGGGATGGCGCACGTCTATCTCGAAGCGGCGGTCGGCGTCCCGCTCTTCGTCCTCCTCGGCCGCCACCTGGAGGCCCGCGCCCGGCGCGGCACCTCGGCCGCCCTGCGCGCGCTCACCGAGCTCGGCGTGAAGGAGGTGACGGTACGGGACGGGGCCGTGGAGCGCACCATCCCGGCCGCGCGCCTCGCGGTGGGCCAGGTCTTCCTCGTACGGCCCGGGGAGCGTGTCGCGACGGACGGTGAGGTCGTGGAGGGCACGTCCGCCGTGGATCTGTCCCTCGTGACCGGCGAGACGCAGCCCGTGGAGGTCGCGGCCGGCTCCGCCGTCACGGGCGGCTCGGTCAACGCGGGCGGGCTCCTGCTCGTACGCGCCACGGCCGTCGGCGCCGACACCCAACTCTCCCGCATCACGGCCCTCGTCACCGAGGCCCAGGCCGGGAAAGCCCGCGCCCAGCGGCTCGCCGACACTGTGGCCGGGGTCTTCGTACCGGTCGTCCTCACCCTCGCCGTCACCGTGCTCGGCTTCTGGCTCGGCGCGGGCGCGGACCCGCAGCCCGCCTTCACGGCATGCGTCGCCGTCCTCGTCGTCGCCTGCCCCTGCGCACTCGGGCTCGCGACCCCCACCGCCCTCATGGCGGCCACTGGCCGAGGCGCCCAGCTCGGCGTCCTCGTCAAGGGACCGCAAGCCCTCGAAGCCCTCCGGCAGATCGACACCGTCGTCCTCGACAAGACCGGCACCCTCACCTCCGGCCACCTCACCGTCACCGCCCTCACCGCGCGCGCGGAAGGCCCCGGCGCGCAGGAGGTGCTGCGGCTCGCGGCGACCGTCGAGACCGGCTCCGAGCACCCGCTCGGCCGGGCCCTCGTCCTCCACGCCGAGCGCTCCCTCGCCGGGGGCGCAGTCCGGCCCGACGCACTCAGCGGTTTCACCGCGACGCCCGGCAACGGCGTGCGCGGACACGTGGACGGACGGCTCGTCGAAGTCGGCGCCCCCGGGGGCGAGCTGCCCGAGGAGCTGGGCGCGGCCCTCGCCACCGCACTGGAAGCCGCCCACACCCCCGTCCTGGTACGTGTCGACGGGCGGCCCGAGGCCGTCCTCGCGCTCGGCGACGTCGTACGCCCCGGCAGCTACCACGCCGTGGACCGGCTCCGCCGCCTCGGCGTGCACCCCGTCCTCGCCACCGGGGACCAGGAGGAGCCCGCGCGGGCCGTCGCCGCCGCGCTCGGCATCGACGAGACGTACTCCCGCTGCACCCCCGAGCGCAAAGCGGAACTCGTCCGCGCGCTGCGCGCGGAGGGGAAGCGGGTCGCGGTCGTCGGGGACGGCGTCAACGACGCGGCGGCACTCGCCGGGGCCGACCTCGGCATCGCAATGGGCACCGGCACCGATGTCGCCATCGGCGCCGCCGATGTCACCCTCGTCCGCGACGACATCGAAGCCCTCGCCGACGCCGTGCGCCTCGCCCGCCGCACCCTCGCCACCATCCGCGGCAACCTGCTGTGGGCCTTCGGCTACAACGTCGTCACCATCCCGCTCGCCATGGTGGGCCTGCTCAACCCGATGCTCGCCGCCGCCGCGATGTCCCTCAGCTCGGTCCTCGTCGTCCTCGGCAGCCTCCGCCTGCGCCGCTGGCAGCCCGCCGCCGTCGCGCGGCGCCGACGCCCCTCCCCGAGGGCGGCCTTCTGA
- a CDS encoding copper chaperone PCu(A)C: protein MPVPSARLRAPLAAVGVPVLACALALSGLGAWTASGRAGSPPHVAVTKAYVYQPLGSTPETAAFFTLTNDGGSADRLVKVTSPDTAAPPALSKHRMTSSRAAYRQPVDSATVPAEDGLTMTPHGIDVTVRPKGTWRPGEEVSFTLRFAHGKPLKVRAVVVRPGTEPDRPLRP from the coding sequence ATGCCCGTTCCCTCCGCGCGCCTGCGCGCCCCGCTCGCCGCCGTCGGCGTTCCCGTCCTCGCCTGCGCCCTCGCCCTCTCCGGTCTCGGCGCCTGGACGGCGAGCGGACGTGCCGGGAGCCCGCCACACGTGGCCGTCACGAAGGCGTACGTCTACCAGCCGCTCGGCTCGACGCCTGAGACCGCCGCCTTCTTCACCCTCACCAACGACGGCGGCTCCGCCGACCGGCTCGTGAAGGTCACCTCGCCCGACACGGCCGCGCCTCCCGCGCTGAGCAAACACCGCATGACGTCCTCCCGCGCCGCCTACCGGCAGCCGGTGGACTCCGCCACCGTCCCGGCCGAGGACGGGCTCACGATGACCCCGCACGGGATCGACGTGACCGTACGGCCGAAGGGGACGTGGCGGCCCGGCGAAGAGGTCTCCTTCACGCTGCGCTTCGCGCACGGGAAGCCGTTGAAGGTCCGGGCGGTGGTGGTCCGGCCGGGTACGGAGCCGGACCGCCCTCTTCGCCCGTAG
- a CDS encoding sigma-70 family RNA polymerase sigma factor: MNTTLPAPRGSQCASVPRDRTAEDTVSTGWALAARAGDREAADAFVRALHRDVVRYVAHLSADPQAAEDLAQDTFLRALRTLHRFEGRSSARTWLLTIARRTVVDDFRRAAARPLLADTDDWRATVERAQPTGLPGFEEGVALQELLAALPYDRRQAFVLTQLLGLSYAEAARAAGCPVGTVRSRVARARTALTAQLERGEAEALAPAA; this comes from the coding sequence ATGAACACCACACTGCCCGCCCCGCGCGGGTCACAGTGCGCCTCCGTCCCGCGCGACAGGACGGCGGAGGACACCGTCTCGACCGGCTGGGCGCTCGCCGCCCGCGCCGGGGACCGCGAGGCTGCCGACGCCTTCGTACGGGCCCTGCACCGCGACGTCGTGCGGTACGTGGCCCACCTGTCCGCCGACCCGCAGGCCGCCGAGGACCTCGCGCAGGACACGTTCCTGCGCGCGCTGCGCACTCTGCACCGCTTCGAGGGCCGCTCCTCGGCCCGTACCTGGCTCCTCACCATCGCGCGCCGCACCGTCGTCGACGACTTCCGCAGGGCCGCCGCGCGGCCCCTGCTCGCCGACACCGACGACTGGCGCGCGACCGTCGAGCGCGCCCAGCCGACAGGGCTGCCCGGCTTCGAGGAAGGGGTGGCGCTCCAGGAACTCCTGGCCGCGCTCCCGTACGACCGTCGGCAGGCGTTCGTTCTCACCCAGTTGCTCGGGCTCTCCTACGCGGAGGCCGCCCGCGCGGCGGGCTGCCCGGTCGGCACGGTCCGCTCCCGGGTGGCCCGCGCGCGTACCGCCCTGACCGCACAGCTGGAGCGCGGCGAGGCGGAGGCCCTGGCGCCGGCCGCCTAG